TCTTCAAAATCATCAAAATGCATACGCTCTCCGTTGATCTCTTGATAATTTTCATGTCCTTTTCCTGCAATCAGAATTATATCTCCTTCATCAGCTAATTTACAAGCTGTTTTTATAGCTTGTTTTCTATCTAAAATTGACAGTGTCTTTTTATAGTTTTCTGGCGCTACTCCTTCCTCCATTTCATTCAAAATAACCTGTGGATCTTCTGTTCTCGGGTTATCTGATGTGAAAATCACCTGCCCACTTAAATGACTAGCTATATGTGCCATTTTGGGCCTTTTGGTTTTATCTCTATCTCCTCCGCATCCAACTACAGTAATTACACTTTCATTTCCTGTTCGAATGTCATTTATTGTTTCCAAAACATTTTTTAATGCATCTGGAGTGTGCGCGTAATCAACTATTGCCGTAACACTATTATCAGAAACGGTATACTGAAAACGACCACTTACACTCTCTAACTCACTCACTAATCTTAAGACTTCCAACTTTTCTAACCCTAGCAATTCAGCAGTTCCGAAAATTGCCAACAAATTATACGCATTGAATTGCCCTATAAGCTTAGTCCAAACTTCTACATTATTAACAGTAAGTAAAGTTCCTGAAAAACGTTTTTCAAGTACCTTCGCTTTAAAATCTGCAATTGTTTTTAGCGCATATGTAAGTTTTTTTGCTTTGGTATTTTGAAGCATGATCATCCCATTCTTATCATCAAGATTCGTCAAAGCAAATGCCGATTTCGGCAAAGCATCGAAAAACGATTTTTTAACATCTCTATACTCTGCAAATGAGCTATGATAATCTAAATGATCATGTGATAAATTAGTGAATATACCTCCAGCAAACTCCAACCCTTCTGTTCTACTTTGATGAATTCCATGTGAACTCACCTCCATAAAACAATACTCACAACCTTCTTGCAACATCTCATTCAAGTACTGGTTTATTGCTACTGAATTAGGTGTAGTATGTGTCGCTTTGTATTCAATATCATCAACCATCACTTTAACTGTTGACAATAAACCTACTTTATAACCAGCCTTTTTAAACAACTGATAAAGTAACGTAGCAATCGTCGTTTTACCGTTAGTTCCAGTAACTCCTACAAGTTTTAATTTTGAGGACGGGTTTTCAAAGAAATTCGCTGCTATTATAGCTAAAGCAATATCTGAACTGTAAACTTTCACATAGGTAACTCCGTCCTTAATTGTTTCAGGAATTTCTTCACAGACAATTACACTTGCACCTAAATCTAACGCTTTACCTATAAACTTATGCCCATCTACTGTTACTCCCTTCTGAGCAACAAAAAGACTTCCTTGTTCTACTTTTCTAGAATCAAAATGAATCGTTTTGACCCCAACATCTACAGACCCAACAATTGAATCTATTTGTACTTTATATAATATGTCTTTTAAAACCTTCAATTATGATAATTTTAAATAAACCGTTGCTCCTTTTTTAACCTTAACACCATTTTCTATGGATTGTTCTGTAACTTTTCCTATACCTGAAAACTTCACTTTTAACCCCATATTTTCTAACAAAGCAATAGCATCCATGCCACTCATTCCTAAAACTCTTGGCATTATGGTTTTATACTTTCTTAAATTACTGTAATAGTTATTATAACTTTTATCAATTGACGCATATAGCTTTTCACCTGAAGTCAACTGATTATTTATTGGTGTACTTGTATATATTTTCTGTGCTATCTCCTTAAATACAGGAGCCGCTACCACATTACCATAGTATCCTTTTTCCTTCTTCGGATCGTGAATTACTACAATACAAGAATACTTTGGGTTTTTAGCTGGAAAGAAACCTGCAAAAGACCCGACATATCGTTGATTTGAATAATAACCTCCTTCATACTCTCCTTTATCATTCTTTGTTCTAGGAATATATTTTTTAGCTGTACCTGTTTTACCAGCCATCGAGAAATTAGAAGAGTAAATATTCTTAGCTGTTCCCTTTATCACAACATTCTCCATCACCTTTCTTACCTTATCTAAAGTAACCTGTGAAGCAATCTTTTCTTTTACTACCTCAGTATCAAAGCTCTTTACAATTTTATTCCCAGCTCTCAATTCTTTTACAAAAAACGGTTTTACCAACTTGCCATCGTTAGCAACAGCATTATAAAATGCCAATGTTTGCAACGGAGTTAAATGCACACCATACCCCCAAGCCATCCACTCTAAAGAAATAGGGCTCCAACTCTTACTTTTAGGATCTCTTATAAATGGTTTTCCTTCTCCTTTTATTTTAACCCCCGTTAATTGATCTAACCCAAATGATTTTATTTTATTAGTGAATTTTTCAGGGTTTTTATCATAATGCTTTCTAATTGTTTTTACAATACCAACATTCGACGACACTTCAAACACTCTTCCTAAAGATATTTTACCATGACCACCTCTTCTACTGTCTTCTACCTTTCTATTATTGATAAATATTTTACCTTTTTCACAATCAACAACCGTAGAAGTATCCACAACTTTATCCTCTAAAGCCACCATCATACTAGCCAATTTAAAAGTCGACCCAGGCTCATGACTTTCCCAAACAGCATAATTCCTCTTCTCATAATACTTACCGTCTTTGGTTCTACCCAGATTGGAAATTGCTCTTATTTCTCCTGTTTCAACCTCCATAACTACCGCACACCCATGGTCTGCCTCAAAATATTCCAACTGTTTTAATAATGCGTGATGTGTTATATCTTGAATATTCACATCTATAGTTGTAATTACATCATGCCCGTCTATAGGTTCTTTTTCATTTACATCATTAATAGGCTTCCACTGTCCTTTTGCTATTTTTTGTTTTAATCTCCATCCGTTTTCACCCTCCATATATTCAGCAAAAGCACCTTCAATTCCCGCTCCTCCTCTATGATTATCATAACCAATAGTTCTCTCAGCTATCTTACCTATAGGATGTACTCGAACTGTTTTTTGCTCAGCAATAAAACCACCTCTAAAAACTCCCAACTTAAATATTGGAAAGCTTTTCATTTTTACATAGTCATTATAACCTATGTTTCGAGCTATTAATAAATACCTATTATTACGATTTCTAGCTTCTCTTAACTTACGTTGATAATAATTTGTTGGCTTCCCAAGAAGATTAGATAACTCTTTTGACAATCCGCTAATATTTTGTTCAAATACACCAGATGCTACAGACATTACATCCATACGAATTGTAAATCTAGACATTGAAGTTGCTAATAAATTTCCATCAGCAGCATAAACGTTTCCACGATTAGCAAAAATCGTATCATTCTTTATATTCTTTTCTTCAGATAGTTTTCGGTACTTTTCCCCTTGCACATACTGAAGATTGAAAATTTTAAAAACAACAACCATAAAAGAAAGCGTCATTAAAACAACTACTACATAGAGTTTATTTAATATGCCTTTTTTTACAACCATTCCTTTTTTATTCTTTTGTATATGTTACTCTTATTTTTTGGGGTGGGGACTTTGGCGGTGTTAAACCTTTGCTCTTAACCTGCCTTCTTACTGTTGACTCTAACTTCATCCGTGTCAACTGAGTACCAGTATCAATAAATTCAGCGTTCAACTCTCTTTTCTTTTTATTCAACTCAGCTATTAACAATACTTTTTGATCAGCTCTATGAGCACTTGTAATCATAATTAACAACAACCCAACTATAAAAACAATTAAGCGCCAATTTTTAAAAGACGACTCATCTGTTAAAAACCGACCTTTTAATACATCGTAAATATTTGTTCTTAACCTTTTATTCATTTAACGTTGCTATTCTAAGCTTTGCACTTCTAGCCCTATTATTTTCCTTTATCTCTTGATCATTAGGAATAATAAGCTTCCCTATCTTCTTTAAAGGAACATCTACATTTCCAAAAAAATCTTTTTCAGGCTCACCAGAAAACAATCCTGTTCTAATAAAATGTTTCACTAAGCGATCCTCTAAAGAATGATATGATATCACACTCAACCTACCTTCAGAAGTTAATAAATCTGGAATCTGCTGCAAAAACTCTTTCAACACCTCTAGCTCTTGATTCACTTCAATCCTTAAAGCTTGAAATATCTGAGCCAAAATCTTATGCTCTTTAGCTTTCGGAAGAAACCTCTTCAACACCTCCTTTAACTGAAAACTAGTTTCTATTTTCTTATCTTTCCTAGCAGAAACTATGGTTCTCGCCAAAACTCTTGAATTCCTCAGCTCTCCATACAAATACAACACATCAGCCAACGCTTCTTCTTCATATGTATTTACAACTTCCTTCGCTGACAACACTGCTTTTTGATCCATTCTCATATCTAACTCACCATCAAACCGAATTGAAAAACCTCTTTCTGCAGCATCAAACTGATGAGAAGAAACTCCCAAATCAGCCAAAACTCCATCTACCTTCTTCACTCCATGAAACTTCAAAAACCGAGCTATATATCTAAAATTCTCCTGAATCAACACAAATCGATCATCTTCAATTGAATTCTGCCAAGCATCAGGATCTTGATCAAAAGCGAACAACCTTCCATTCTCACCCAACCTACTTAATATCTCTCGTGAATGTCCGCCACCTCCAAAAGTAACATCTACATACACTCCATCTTGCTTAATATTAAGTGCATCTACACTTTCTTTCAATAATACTGGACTATGATAATTCATCTACATCTAAATTTCCCATTACTTCTTCAGCTAAATCAGCAAAATCCAACGCAGCATCGTCAATTGCTTTTTCATACTGATCTTTATCCCAAATCTCAACGATATTCACAGAAGATGACAACACCACTTGCTTTTCTATACTAGCAAACTGACATAAATCTTTTGGTATCAACAGTCTTCCCGAACCATCTAACTCAACCATCTTAACTCCTGCCGTAAACCTTCGAATAAAATCATTGTTTTTTTTCACAAAACGATTCAGCTTCCCAATCTTTTCCATCATCACATTCCACTCTTTCATTGGATATAATTCCAAACAAGGTTGAAAAACTGCTCTCTTAATCACAAACCCTTCTTGCAACACAGGAGCCAACTGCTTTTTAAGAGCAGATGAAAACATCACCCTCCCTTTAGCATCAGCTTTACATTCATATGTTCCAATTAAGTTTAACACCAAGACATTTTATGGTTCCATTTTCAAAAATATAAATTTTTACCCACTTTTTACCACTTTTTACCACTTTGTTAATAAGTTTTAACCCTCAAGCTAAAAAACTGACTCTCTGAGCGTTCCAAATCAAAAACACCAATAAAAAATTTACAAGTGATATGTAATAAAAAAGAATTACATTTGTCGTTAAGTCAAACCAATCAAATAATGACTGAATTTTTAAAAACAGAAGGCAAATTTACATACGCAGAAGCTGGTGAAGGAAGACCCATAATTGTACTACATGGATTGATGGGTGCTTTAAGTAATTTTGACGAAACTTTTAATCATTTTTCAAAAAAGGGATACAGAGTTTTTATACCTGAATTACCTTTATACACCTTACCTCTACTTAAAACAAACGTTAAGAATTTAGCTAAATTCTTACATGATTTTATAGAACATAAAAACCTTAAAGACGTTGTTCTTTTAGGTAATTCTTTAGGAGGACATATTGCTTTATATTATTCAAAGCAATATCCAGAAGATGTAGCTTCATTAGTTCTTACAGGAAGCTCTGGATTGTACGAAAATTCAATGGGAAATAATTACCCAAGAAGAGGAGATAAAGATTTTGTTCGTAAAAAAATTGAAGAAGTTTTTTATGATCCTGCAATAGCTACAGATGAACTATTTGACCAGGTTTATGAAGTTATTAACGACAGAAATACTCTTGTAAAAACATTAGCTATTGCGAAAAGTGCTGTTAGACACAATATGGCTAAAGATTTACCTAACTTAGCTATTCCTACATGTTTAATTTGGGGTAAACAAGATACCGTTACACCTCCTGAAGTAGCAGAGGATTTTCATAAACTATTACCAGATTCAGATTTATTTTGGATTGATAAATGCGGGCATGCCGCTATGATGGAAACTCCTGATCAGTTTAACAATTTACTTGAAGATTGGTTTACCAACCGAAACATTTAATTTCTCAATATTAACATTATGAAGATTAAGTCTGCTGAATTTATAATGAGTAACAGCAATGTTATGAAGGCTCCAAAAGACAGAATTCCTGAATATGCTTTTATTGGTCGTTCTAATGTTGGAAAATCTTCATTAATAAACATGTTAATGGAGCGTAAAGACCTAGCTAAAACTTCTGGTAAACCTGGTAAAACACAATTGATAAACCATTTTAAAATTAATAATAATTGGTTTTTAGTTGACTTACCTGGTTATGGTTACGCTAAAGTTTCGAAAAAGAAACGTCAAATTTTTCAGTTTTTTATTGAAAACTACTTTAAAGAAAGAGAACAATTAGTATGTACTTTTGTTTTAATTGATTCTCGTCATGATCCTCAAAAAATAGATTTAGAATTCATGCAGTTCTTAGGTGAAAACCAAATTCCTTTTTGTATTGTTTTCACAAAGGCTGATAAATTAGGGAGTTCTAAACTTAACAAACAAATCACCTCTTATAAGAAGAAGTTGTTAAATTATTGGGAAGAACTTCCTATGAACTTTGTTACCTCATCAACTACAGGAATGGGACGTGATGAGTTTTTAAATTTTATTGATCAAGTAAACGAAGATGTTGCTGAGAATTTTAAATAATTTTTAATGCACTCTACCAAAAGTAACCTTCAAGTTTTACACGAAGACAATCATATTATTGTTGTCAATAAGCGTGCTGGCGATATTGTTCAAGGAGATAAAACAGGTGACAAACCTCTTTTAGATGTTACTAAAGAATATATCAAAGAAAAATACAACAAACCTGGAAATGTATTTCTAGGGACAGTTCACAGGTTAGACAGACCAACTTCGGGCGTTGTTATTTATGCGAGAACCTCAAAAGCTTTGGAGCGTTTAAACAAAATGCTTCGTGAAAAAGCCGTACAAAAAACATATTGGGCAGTAGTTAAAAATCAACCTAAGAAAAGTACAGACACCTTAATCAACTTCTTAAAGAAAAACCCAAAAAACAACAAATCTACAGCTTACAATAAAGAAGTTGATGGAAGTAAAAAAGCAGTCCTTCATTATCAAGTTTTAAAAAAGCTAGATAACTACTCTTTGCTAGAAATTGATTTAGAAACAGGGCGTCATCATCAAATTAGAGTGCAACTTTCTAATATCGGATCAACTATTAAAGGTGATTTAAAATATGGAGCCAAAAGAAGCAATAAAGATGGAAGTATTCACTTACATGCTAGAAAAATAGAATTTACACACCCTGTTAGTAAAGAGTTACTAAAAATAACAGCTCCAACACCTAAAGACCCTATTTGGGATGCTTGCTTGTAATTTGTATCTTTAAGCAAATTTCAAGTAAATGAAAGCCTTAAAATATCTCTCCATTTTAATCCTTCCTATAACGGTATATATATCATTCACCTCATCTGGCTGGTTAACCATTTTACCCATTATTACGTTTTTTGGATTTGTTCCATTGCTCGAATTGTTTTTCAATCCGGACAAAGACAATTTTGATAAAGACCAAGAAGAAATTGAAAAAGCGAACAAACTATATACCTATATTCTATATTTAACATTACCAGTACAACTCTTTTTTTTAGGATGGTTTTTAATCATGTTTCAAAATGTCGAGTTAACTACCTTAGAATATCTAGGACGTATATCCGCAATGGGTTTAATGTGTGGTGTCATTGGAATTAATGTAGGACATGAATTAGGACATAGAAACAATAGGTTTGATGAATTATTGGGAGAAATTTTATTACTTACTTCATTAAACACACACTTCCTACCTTACCACAATGCTGGACACCATTTCAATGTAGCTACTCCTAAAGATGCAGCAACCGCTAGAAAAAATGAAGTTTTATATTTGTTTTGGATTCGCTCCCATTTTCAAAGCTATTACCAAGCTTGGGAAGCTGAAAATAACCGTTTAAAAAATTCTGATAGAACTTGGTTTCATATTCAAAATAGAATGTTAGTTTACACCTTTTGTAATCTTATCCTTTTAGGTGGAATTTTCTTTTTATTCGGAATACAGGCGTTGATTGCATTTGTAGCTGCCTCTATTTTTGGAATATTACTATTAGAAACAGTCAATTACATAGAACATTACGGATTACTACGTAAAAAAAATAAACATGGAAGATACGAACGTGTAAAGAGAACCCACTCTTGGAACTCTGATCATGTGGTAGGTAAAATTATGTTGTTTAATCTATCTCGTCATTCCGACCATCACTATAATGGAAGCAAACACTACCAATTATTAAAATCACTACCTGAAAGCCCACAAATGCCAACAGGGTATCCAGGTATGATGCTCGTAGCACTTTTTCCACCAATATGGTTTAAATTAATGAACAAAAAACTTCAAGATTTATAATGAATATCCCTGAACTAATTGCAAGTCAAAGACAATTTTTCTCTTCTCAACAAACAAAAGATGTTTCCTTTAGAAAAAACACTTTGAAAAAACTCTTAAAAGAGCTTATTAAAAGAGAAGAAGCGATTGTAAAAGCATTACATAACGATTTTAAGAAATCGGAATATGAAGCAGTTATGACAGAAACGTCCATTGTAATTGCTGAACTAAAAATGGCTATTAAAAATATTCATGCATGGAGTAAACCAAAGCGTGTTTTGCCATCTATGTTAAATTTTCCATCTGCAGCGAAAATCTACAAAGAACCTTATGGAACTGTACTAATTATTGCTCCATGGAACTACCCTTATCAATTGGCTTTTGCTCCAATAATAGGAGCAATTGCGGCTGGAAATACGGTAGTTTTAAAACCTTCAGAATTAACACCAAACACCAGCGCTATTACCAAAGAAATTATTGAAACTGTATTTGACCAACAGCATGTTTCAGTAGTAGAAGGTGGTGTACCAGTTGCTCAGGAGTTATTAGCACAACGATGGGATTATATTTTCTTTACGGGAAGTGTTCCGGTTGGAAAAATTGTTGCCAAAGCTGCAGCAGAACATCTCACTCCTGTCACTTTAGAATTGGGAGGAAAAAGCCCATGTATTGTTGATGAAACAGCCAATATTAAACTAGCAGCTAAACGACTAGTTTGGGGAAAATTTATAAATGGTGGACAAACTTGCATTGCACCTGATTATTTATTGATTCATTCCTCTGTTAAAGAAAAATTTGTTTCACATTTTAAAGAAGAAATTGTTAATGCTTACGGGGAAAACCCAAAAACTTCAGAAGATTTTCCAAGAATTGTAAACACTAGAAATTTTGATCGCTTGGCACTTATGCTTGAAAATGAAAACTGTGTTATCGGTGGACAAACGGATAGAGATGATTGTTATATTTCACCTACTCTTATTGATGAGCCTAGTTTAGACAGCGAGGTAATGAAAGGAGAAATTTTCGGACCTATATTTCCAATGATTTCCTATGAAACTGAGCAAGACATCGAAAACATTACTTCAAGATACGATAAACCACTTGCTTTATATGTATTCACCAATAAAAGCTCTTTTGCAAAAAAAATAATTAAACGTTATTCTTTTGGCGGAGGAACTATCAATGATACTACCGTTCATTTTGCAAACCATAGATTACCTTTTGGAGGCGTTGGTGAAAGTGGAATTGGAGGTTATCATGGTAAACAAACCTT
The sequence above is a segment of the Tenacibaculum sp. 190130A14a genome. Coding sequences within it:
- a CDS encoding UDP-N-acetylmuramoyl-L-alanyl-D-glutamate--2,6-diaminopimelate ligase is translated as MKVLKDILYKVQIDSIVGSVDVGVKTIHFDSRKVEQGSLFVAQKGVTVDGHKFIGKALDLGASVIVCEEIPETIKDGVTYVKVYSSDIALAIIAANFFENPSSKLKLVGVTGTNGKTTIATLLYQLFKKAGYKVGLLSTVKVMVDDIEYKATHTTPNSVAINQYLNEMLQEGCEYCFMEVSSHGIHQSRTEGLEFAGGIFTNLSHDHLDYHSSFAEYRDVKKSFFDALPKSAFALTNLDDKNGMIMLQNTKAKKLTYALKTIADFKAKVLEKRFSGTLLTVNNVEVWTKLIGQFNAYNLLAIFGTAELLGLEKLEVLRLVSELESVSGRFQYTVSDNSVTAIVDYAHTPDALKNVLETINDIRTGNESVITVVGCGGDRDKTKRPKMAHIASHLSGQVIFTSDNPRTEDPQVILNEMEEGVAPENYKKTLSILDRKQAIKTACKLADEGDIILIAGKGHENYQEINGERMHFDDFEEVTECFNQLKNQ
- a CDS encoding penicillin-binding protein: MVVKKGILNKLYVVVVLMTLSFMVVVFKIFNLQYVQGEKYRKLSEEKNIKNDTIFANRGNVYAADGNLLATSMSRFTIRMDVMSVASGVFEQNISGLSKELSNLLGKPTNYYQRKLREARNRNNRYLLIARNIGYNDYVKMKSFPIFKLGVFRGGFIAEQKTVRVHPIGKIAERTIGYDNHRGGAGIEGAFAEYMEGENGWRLKQKIAKGQWKPINDVNEKEPIDGHDVITTIDVNIQDITHHALLKQLEYFEADHGCAVVMEVETGEIRAISNLGRTKDGKYYEKRNYAVWESHEPGSTFKLASMMVALEDKVVDTSTVVDCEKGKIFINNRKVEDSRRGGHGKISLGRVFEVSSNVGIVKTIRKHYDKNPEKFTNKIKSFGLDQLTGVKIKGEGKPFIRDPKSKSWSPISLEWMAWGYGVHLTPLQTLAFYNAVANDGKLVKPFFVKELRAGNKIVKSFDTEVVKEKIASQVTLDKVRKVMENVVIKGTAKNIYSSNFSMAGKTGTAKKYIPRTKNDKGEYEGGYYSNQRYVGSFAGFFPAKNPKYSCIVVIHDPKKEKGYYGNVVAAPVFKEIAQKIYTSTPINNQLTSGEKLYASIDKSYNNYYSNLRKYKTIMPRVLGMSGMDAIALLENMGLKVKFSGIGKVTEQSIENGVKVKKGATVYLKLS
- a CDS encoding FtsL-like putative cell division protein — translated: MNKRLRTNIYDVLKGRFLTDESSFKNWRLIVFIVGLLLIMITSAHRADQKVLLIAELNKKKRELNAEFIDTGTQLTRMKLESTVRRQVKSKGLTPPKSPPQKIRVTYTKE
- the rsmH gene encoding 16S rRNA (cytosine(1402)-N(4))-methyltransferase RsmH, whose product is MNYHSPVLLKESVDALNIKQDGVYVDVTFGGGGHSREILSRLGENGRLFAFDQDPDAWQNSIEDDRFVLIQENFRYIARFLKFHGVKKVDGVLADLGVSSHQFDAAERGFSIRFDGELDMRMDQKAVLSAKEVVNTYEEEALADVLYLYGELRNSRVLARTIVSARKDKKIETSFQLKEVLKRFLPKAKEHKILAQIFQALRIEVNQELEVLKEFLQQIPDLLTSEGRLSVISYHSLEDRLVKHFIRTGLFSGEPEKDFFGNVDVPLKKIGKLIIPNDQEIKENNRARSAKLRIATLNE
- a CDS encoding division/cell wall cluster transcriptional repressor MraZ is translated as MLNLIGTYECKADAKGRVMFSSALKKQLAPVLQEGFVIKRAVFQPCLELYPMKEWNVMMEKIGKLNRFVKKNNDFIRRFTAGVKMVELDGSGRLLIPKDLCQFASIEKQVVLSSSVNIVEIWDKDQYEKAIDDAALDFADLAEEVMGNLDVDELS
- a CDS encoding alpha/beta hydrolase, whose translation is MTEFLKTEGKFTYAEAGEGRPIIVLHGLMGALSNFDETFNHFSKKGYRVFIPELPLYTLPLLKTNVKNLAKFLHDFIEHKNLKDVVLLGNSLGGHIALYYSKQYPEDVASLVLTGSSGLYENSMGNNYPRRGDKDFVRKKIEEVFYDPAIATDELFDQVYEVINDRNTLVKTLAIAKSAVRHNMAKDLPNLAIPTCLIWGKQDTVTPPEVAEDFHKLLPDSDLFWIDKCGHAAMMETPDQFNNLLEDWFTNRNI
- the yihA gene encoding ribosome biogenesis GTP-binding protein YihA/YsxC, with protein sequence MKIKSAEFIMSNSNVMKAPKDRIPEYAFIGRSNVGKSSLINMLMERKDLAKTSGKPGKTQLINHFKINNNWFLVDLPGYGYAKVSKKKRQIFQFFIENYFKEREQLVCTFVLIDSRHDPQKIDLEFMQFLGENQIPFCIVFTKADKLGSSKLNKQITSYKKKLLNYWEELPMNFVTSSTTGMGRDEFLNFIDQVNEDVAENFK
- a CDS encoding RluA family pseudouridine synthase codes for the protein MHSTKSNLQVLHEDNHIIVVNKRAGDIVQGDKTGDKPLLDVTKEYIKEKYNKPGNVFLGTVHRLDRPTSGVVIYARTSKALERLNKMLREKAVQKTYWAVVKNQPKKSTDTLINFLKKNPKNNKSTAYNKEVDGSKKAVLHYQVLKKLDNYSLLEIDLETGRHHQIRVQLSNIGSTIKGDLKYGAKRSNKDGSIHLHARKIEFTHPVSKELLKITAPTPKDPIWDACL
- a CDS encoding alkane 1-monooxygenase — translated: MKALKYLSILILPITVYISFTSSGWLTILPIITFFGFVPLLELFFNPDKDNFDKDQEEIEKANKLYTYILYLTLPVQLFFLGWFLIMFQNVELTTLEYLGRISAMGLMCGVIGINVGHELGHRNNRFDELLGEILLLTSLNTHFLPYHNAGHHFNVATPKDAATARKNEVLYLFWIRSHFQSYYQAWEAENNRLKNSDRTWFHIQNRMLVYTFCNLILLGGIFFLFGIQALIAFVAASIFGILLLETVNYIEHYGLLRKKNKHGRYERVKRTHSWNSDHVVGKIMLFNLSRHSDHHYNGSKHYQLLKSLPESPQMPTGYPGMMLVALFPPIWFKLMNKKLQDL
- a CDS encoding aldehyde dehydrogenase, coding for MNIPELIASQRQFFSSQQTKDVSFRKNTLKKLLKELIKREEAIVKALHNDFKKSEYEAVMTETSIVIAELKMAIKNIHAWSKPKRVLPSMLNFPSAAKIYKEPYGTVLIIAPWNYPYQLAFAPIIGAIAAGNTVVLKPSELTPNTSAITKEIIETVFDQQHVSVVEGGVPVAQELLAQRWDYIFFTGSVPVGKIVAKAAAEHLTPVTLELGGKSPCIVDETANIKLAAKRLVWGKFINGGQTCIAPDYLLIHSSVKEKFVSHFKEEIVNAYGENPKTSEDFPRIVNTRNFDRLALMLENENCVIGGQTDRDDCYISPTLIDEPSLDSEVMKGEIFGPIFPMISYETEQDIENITSRYDKPLALYVFTNKSSFAKKIIKRYSFGGGTINDTTVHFANHRLPFGGVGESGIGGYHGKQTFDAFSHKKGVVTRGTWLDIPTRYAPYKGKLKQLKTLMKLG